A window of Rufibacter sp. LB8 contains these coding sequences:
- a CDS encoding DUF5655 domain-containing protein yields MWTCTTCGQQFLRNNQSHSCLDKTEADFLRGKSEVTVGLYQHFLAQYRTIGDFKIHPSKSMISLAKNTRFCSVHQLGRNFLDVCIPLPKVFPDTLCFHKIGHIDKQVNHYVRFYDKEDLNEEVLHYMKMAYDLDAAKAEKQSTQPS; encoded by the coding sequence ATGTGGACCTGTACCACCTGCGGCCAGCAGTTTCTCAGAAACAATCAAAGCCATTCCTGCCTTGACAAAACCGAGGCCGATTTTCTGCGGGGCAAATCTGAGGTGACGGTGGGCTTGTACCAGCATTTTCTGGCGCAGTACCGCACCATTGGCGATTTCAAGATTCATCCGTCCAAGAGCATGATTTCGCTGGCCAAAAACACGCGCTTCTGCTCGGTGCACCAGTTAGGCCGAAATTTTCTGGATGTTTGTATTCCCTTGCCCAAAGTCTTTCCTGACACGCTTTGTTTTCACAAAATTGGCCACATTGACAAACAGGTGAACCATTACGTGCGGTTTTATGACAAAGAAGACCTGAACGAGGAAGTACTGCACTACATGAAAATGGCCTATGACCTGGACGCTGCCAAAGCCGAAAAGCAATCCACCCAACCTTCATAA